In Oncorhynchus keta strain PuntledgeMale-10-30-2019 unplaced genomic scaffold, Oket_V2 Un_contig_4917_pilon_pilon, whole genome shotgun sequence, a single genomic region encodes these proteins:
- the LOC118381774 gene encoding tuftelin-like isoform X2 yields MLSDEVSQIQEVRYCLKTLREQMATKNKGQHKFLASGYRVSTPSNQNISSSSKGGVKDDGQGGEDEVERDKMREVSKRLYAQLQEAEKKHQEERERLQTEGVDLRQRLGEQEEKLKGVEESSERKDQRIEELQRLLGGMAHESQALRDTLRNREEELRELRKIREEGRNEEQRSEQLEKELAILKEKIHHLDDMLKSQQRKVRHMIEQLQNSRMVIQERDRVIRDLEEKVAFLEAENREMHDQMDYFLGGERSNSHLSSDRHAQIVYSKPLKPSNSSNKPLPFIKIIETKS; encoded by the exons ATGTTGTCAGATGAAGTCTCCCAGATACAGGAG GTGAGATACTGTCTGAAGACCCTGAGGGAACAGATGGCAACCAAGAACAAAGGACAACACAAG TTTCTTGCTAGTGGCTACAGAGTCAGCACTCCCTCCAATCAGAACATCTCTTCTTCCTCAAAGGGAGGAGTTAAAGATGATGGGCAG ggaggggaggatgaggtgGAGAGGGACAAGATGAGGGAGGTCAGTAAGCGTCTGTATGCTCAGCTACAGGAGGCCGAGAAGAAacaccaggaggagagagagagactgcag ACTGAGGGTGTGGATCTGCGCCAGCGTCTGGGGGAGCAGGAGGAGAAGCtgaagggggtggaggagagtaGTGAGAGGAAGGACCAGAGGATTGAGGAGCTCCAGAGGCTGCTGGGAGGCATGGCGCATGAGAGCCAAGCCCTACGAGACAcactgaggaacagagaggaggaactCAGAGAATTACGCAAGATCAGAGAGGAGGGCAGGAAcgaggagcagag GTCAGAGCAGTTGGAGAAGGAGCTGGCCATTCTGAAGGAGAAGATCCATCATCTAGATGACATGCTGAAGAGCCAGCAGAGGAAAGTCAGACACATGATCgaacag ctgcAGAACTCTCGTATGGTGATCCAGGAGAGGGACCGTGTCATCAgagatctggaggagaaggtggctTTCCTGGAGGCAGAG aaTCGGGAGATGCATGATCAGATGGACTACTTCCTGGGAGGTGAAAGGTCAAACTCACACCTCTCATCAGACCGCCACGCCCAGATTGTCTACAG taAGCCTTTGAAGCCCAGCAACTCGTCCAACAAGCCTCTTCCCTTCATCAAAATCATTGAGACCAAGTCCTGA
- the LOC118381774 gene encoding tuftelin-like isoform X1, which translates to MLSDEVSQIQEVRYCLKTLREQMATKNKGQHKFLASGYRVSTPSNQNISSSSKGGVKDDGQVRGFSHALYGQGGEDEVERDKMREVSKRLYAQLQEAEKKHQEERERLQTEGVDLRQRLGEQEEKLKGVEESSERKDQRIEELQRLLGGMAHESQALRDTLRNREEELRELRKIREEGRNEEQRSEQLEKELAILKEKIHHLDDMLKSQQRKVRHMIEQLQNSRMVIQERDRVIRDLEEKVAFLEAENREMHDQMDYFLGGERSNSHLSSDRHAQIVYSKPLKPSNSSNKPLPFIKIIETKS; encoded by the exons ATGTTGTCAGATGAAGTCTCCCAGATACAGGAG GTGAGATACTGTCTGAAGACCCTGAGGGAACAGATGGCAACCAAGAACAAAGGACAACACAAG TTTCTTGCTAGTGGCTACAGAGTCAGCACTCCCTCCAATCAGAACATCTCTTCTTCCTCAAAGGGAGGAGTTAAAGATGATGGGCAGGTGAGGGGCTTTTCACATGCCCTATACGGACAG ggaggggaggatgaggtgGAGAGGGACAAGATGAGGGAGGTCAGTAAGCGTCTGTATGCTCAGCTACAGGAGGCCGAGAAGAAacaccaggaggagagagagagactgcag ACTGAGGGTGTGGATCTGCGCCAGCGTCTGGGGGAGCAGGAGGAGAAGCtgaagggggtggaggagagtaGTGAGAGGAAGGACCAGAGGATTGAGGAGCTCCAGAGGCTGCTGGGAGGCATGGCGCATGAGAGCCAAGCCCTACGAGACAcactgaggaacagagaggaggaactCAGAGAATTACGCAAGATCAGAGAGGAGGGCAGGAAcgaggagcagag GTCAGAGCAGTTGGAGAAGGAGCTGGCCATTCTGAAGGAGAAGATCCATCATCTAGATGACATGCTGAAGAGCCAGCAGAGGAAAGTCAGACACATGATCgaacag ctgcAGAACTCTCGTATGGTGATCCAGGAGAGGGACCGTGTCATCAgagatctggaggagaaggtggctTTCCTGGAGGCAGAG aaTCGGGAGATGCATGATCAGATGGACTACTTCCTGGGAGGTGAAAGGTCAAACTCACACCTCTCATCAGACCGCCACGCCCAGATTGTCTACAG taAGCCTTTGAAGCCCAGCAACTCGTCCAACAAGCCTCTTCCCTTCATCAAAATCATTGAGACCAAGTCCTGA